The genomic region actgtgtatatatatatatataaaacaactgAATTCTATGCAACATTTCCTATTTAGACAGataagtaaatgtgtgtgttcaggGTTTGCAGCTCTGTAGGATAATCTGTGTCTGCTTCTATTAAATCAACACACATTTGCACAATTCACCCTGAAATTCTCCAAAAATAACTTtgtttgcatttacatttattcatgtttcatgttttgtgtcatcagcaattccagtctcacttctcTCACTAGGTTtgtaactaatttgcataaagACAGCTCATTGGCTGCCAGCGAACAGCATCtgctttgccccgccctcaatcactgtagttgtatctgagactggaagagtttgtgtcgagaagatgctgttttctgctgcCAAATCAAATCCACTTTGATGAGATTGATACGGTAAACCCGACGCCATCGTTACTGTATCACTGTGAATCAAGAGCTgagattcagatatgataatgagcgtttggtttctgaccaatcagagcagagcagctctcagaaaggcggggCTTAGAGAGTCAGAATCCTTGATTCGaagcgtttcagacactgagagaaaagagctgatgctgcagtggatattatgagaaaattaaagtgtttttgaccttggaaacaacattaggaacctttaaaatagcataatgggggcactttaaaattatttttaactcaCACATGGCTATTCTACTTCCATGACTTTTTAAAGAGTTTATTAATTTCCATGACTAGAAATCATACTTTTCCCTCATTTATCCTTTAGtgagtctgttttcagttgcagttcattttttagtttttaaaagagtcattgtaataaataaatgaaattatgcTAATGTGCAACCTTCATTTTTCTGGAGTAAAGTTCATCAGATTGAAGTGTTTTGACTGGTTCATCGGTGTTGTGCGTTCAGTCTCGTATCAGATGGTTCTCATACGCTGCTCTATTCATAACATCACAGCCTGATCACAAATACGACGTTGTTTTCTTGCCAACACGTTGGGTCTGCTAATAAGATTAGCGAGCACAAAACGTTAGCATGTCTtcctctttctgtctgtctcgcCCTCCCTCACGTGTCTTTGTCCTTCGGATAACAATGCCCTCATTGAGCAGCGTTTCTCAGCCttcactgaaactgtcattatCCCGGTTCTCAACAAACGTTCtaccagtaacgttaatagaacgtttgttcaaagttatctggtctttaataacgttagcacaaaaacgTTATTCATACAACgttcatggaatgttttttaGTGGATCTAACATTTTCTAAATGttacgttcagagaacattcaaaagtaacgttcccacaATGTTTGAAAAGTTTCCTTTGGTAGTTAGTTTAAATCAGTGTTGATGGATGGATTTCTCCTGTAACACTTTGAGTAATCGTTTACTGACCTGTTGTGACCCAGGAAGAGTTTATTTACTCAGGCGTGAGGCAGTGTTTACTTAGTAACGTCCTGAGAGCTGATAAAAGTTGAACATGCAGCTTGTTTATGTTGTCAAGGTCTGACATGTTTAGACTGACGTTCTGCCGTTATATCAGGCCAATCCTAGTGTTTTGACTTCATCCTAATCCACCTTCTGTACTAAACCTGACCTTCACCGGTGGTGGGAACGGACTTTGAATTCGTTCCAGGACTTTTATATCTCTGATTTTAAAGAaatccttgattatgatttcacttttttaactttagttagtgtgtaatgttgctgtttgagcataaacaacatctgcaatattacgacgctcaaagttcaatgcaaagagagatattttcttttacagaaatcactttttaaacagctggtagggacaaaccccaaaatttacataaaccccgcccccgagaacacacaacaaggggggcggggccatgttgggctgctttagagaagaggaagagttgttgtagtagagtgttgttgtcatgccgtcatttttcgccggactgcttcacaaacgagggtcaattcaacacaaaagatgaacatgacggcacatgctagtggatgagttgaatcaacataaatttatccactaaccattcagaaagttgtaacttcttcttgagtctctccatcagtgtcgactccggttttaacaatgtaaggctgaacactttcgtcattttgtctgcgtgagattctcgcgctttgttgttgttgagctgttaaagctccgccctcttctggaaagggggcgggagcagcagctcatttgcatttaaagggacacacacaaaaacggtgtgtttttgctcacacccaaataggggcaaatttgacttgagctgaaacttcacacacacattctggagacaccagagacttatattacatcttgtgaaaggggcataataggtcccttttAAGGCTGCAGATGTTTCAGTTTGGTGACAGTTGTGGTTTTGTTCTGCTCGCAGGTGCCGTCAGACTCCAGTACTGGACTGCTGGCCGAGCCGCAGGTCGCCATGTTCTGCGGGAAACTCAACATGCACATCAACGTTCAGACCGGAAAATGGGAACCCGATCCGTCTGGAACCAAGAGCTGCATCGGAACAAAAGAGGGAATCCTGCAGTACTGCCAGGAGGTGAAGATCGACActcagacagacacacagatagatagatagatagatagatagatagatagatagatagatagatagataataaaGTGCATATGTTCTGAATGCATCACATATAAAAAGCACTAAGCGCGAGTGTTTCGTCTGTCATGTTCAGGTGTATCCAGAGCTTCAGATCACGAATGTGGTGGAGGCCAATCAGCCCGTCAGTATCTGGGACTGGTGCAAGAAGGGCCGCAAGCAGTGCCGCAGTCACATGCACATCGTGGTGCCCTACCGCTGCCTGGGTGAGTGAGTTCGGTCACACGCTGCACGGTGTTCATCATCACGTCCTCTCTGTGCTCATCATGTGCCgtttctctctctgtcagtGGGAGAGTTCGTGAGCGACGCTCTGCTGGTTCCCGATAAGTGTAAGTTCCTGCACCAGGAGCGCATGGACATGTGTGAGAGTCACCTGCACTGGCACACCGTTGCCAAAGAGGTCAGAAACCACACAACACACTCTCAATACACACTGCTGCTTATTTAATTAGTGCCGTACGGATTATACGAGGTCAAACCGCACGTGTGCTCTTACTGGAGAAACAGAATGATAGATGTTCATACCAGGAGTGAAATGATGTTAAGAGAGATGATCTATTACATTAACTAAATGTCAATAAACGCACGTCTTGGCGCTGATTCAATCTAATGCATCTCTCTACAGTCATGCGGCGACCGTAGCATGAATCTCCATGATTATGGGATGCTGTTGCCGTGCGGTATTGACCGTTTCCGTGGCGTTGAGTTCGTCTGCTGCCCTGCGGAAGCGGAGAAGGAGTCGGACAGCGCTGCGGTGGAGGAGGATGATTCTGATGTTTGGTGGGGAGGAGCGGAGACAGACTACAGCGAGAACAGGTACATCTTGATCCTCCATACTGGCTCAGAGATCTTATTTGGTGCCTGAAATCCTCAAATATAGTGAGAGTATATAATCTATGTAACATTAACCCTTAAACGCACACCTCGGGTCTTTAGAGACCCAGGATGTCATTCACTACCCGTTTTATACAGTTAGACGTCAACCTTCTCTGTATTCCTgttaaaacatctgctcaaattTAACCCTTCCACCTTGCtttattttatacttttgtaattattaaaataCCAGTAGAGTTTTATATCACCGCAGTGTTTAGTGTTAGATATTGATCCGGGTCGCGAAAGACCCACATATGTaataatgattggcgaaacattcaggcatttaagggttaaccgAGACCACTAGAGGAGATGTCCATGTTTTAGCTAAATCTGGCACATTTAGATCACAGAGTGTTGATTATATGTACTGTCCCTGATGAATACACAAGTACAAGTACAGTATGTTGCTAGCATAATGCAGACatgattagcattttgctaacatgtttttatCATGTTAACATgagtagcatgttgctaacataaTGTTAACACAATTAGTATGGTGATTGTATGATTCTAACATGATTATCATGTTGTTAGTTTGATGTTAACACAAGTAGCATGTTTGCTAACATAATGCTAACACAATTAGCATTGTGATTGTatgatgctaacatgattagcattttgctatTATGTTTTTAGCAAGATTACAACATGATTAGCATAATGCTAACacaattagcatgttgttagcattatgACACAATAGGATGTTGCTTGCATGTTTTAACAAGATGCTAATATGTTTATCATAATGTTAACATGATTGACATTTCGTTAACATGATGTTAGCATTTTTGCACTAGATGTTGCTATCATGTTTTAACGCGTAGCAAGactttgctaacatgattagcatgttgatGTCATGATTTTAACAAGATGATAACATTATTAGCATTATGTTAACACAATTAGCATGTCGTTAGCTTGATGTTAACACAATTAACATTGTGATTATAtgatgctaatatggttagcatggtTCTAACAAGATGATTACCATGTTATTAGCATTATATTAACACAACATGTTGCTAGCTTGATGTCACGTTGCTAGCATTATAATACAATTAAGCATGTTGTTTGCATGTTTTAGCAAGATTTATAATatgttttcataatgttaaCACGATTAGCATTTCATTAGCATTGATGCTAACGTTTCACTAGATATTGCGAGCATGTTAAAATGTctttagcatgtttttagcaTGTCTTAGCACACGTAGGCTGTGCTATGCTATGTTAACATAATTTTGCTTGTggttaacatgatttagcattttAGCATGATGTTTGCACATTTTCACTTGTTTTTCTATAATTAATTAGCCATTTTTAACAGGAGGTCATGTTTCTCCAAGTAAGAaaggatattaaataaaaagatgAAGGATGGGActtgatatttttttcccctctgattGAATGGTGACGGTGTCTCAATATGACGGTATTATAATGCAGGATTATAAAGATGCTTTTTGACGAATCAAATGCATTTTGATGTTTTCCCGCAGCATGACTCGAGACGCAGACACTGAACCTGCTGTTGTAGAGGATGACGAGGATCCGGACGAGGAAGTGGACGAGGCTGTGGACAACGACCAGGATGGAGACGGAGACGAGGACGAGAAAGGAGGACGAAGATGATGAGGTCATCGACGAGCGCCGCGACATCGGCCAGAGCACGAGCGTTGCCATGACGACCACCACGACCAACGACAACCGAGTCGGTGGAGGAGGTGGTGCGAGGTGAGCGAGCGCATCCGGTCACATGCTGTTCTCACTAGTGGTCGAGCGATATCGCACAGATGTGATTCACGAATGCTTCTGAATGCAGACCTGAGgctggtctctttttaaagaactCAGACACTCAGGTGCTGCCATCACaacactttcaaaataaaagtcatgcacaatgtcaaaataaaagtcacatcATTTGTTGGGCAGAACTGATTAACAGAGACAGTAAACTATTGAAGATGTTCGGACACTCAGGCACTGCCATTCACAAcgctttcaaaataaaagtcctgcatTATGTCAAAATAACCAGTTCTGCCTAACAAATGATGTGACTTTTAACAGAGACTGTAAACTATTGAATACGTTCAGACACTCAGGCACTGCCATTCACAACGCTTTCACAATAAAAGTCCCTCATTATGTCAAAATTAAAGTCACATTTATTAGACAGAACTGTTAAACAGAGACAGTAAACTAATGAAGACGCTCGGACACTCAGGTGCTGCCATTCACaacactttcaaaataaaagtcatgcacaatgtcaaaataaaagtcacataATTTATTAGATAGAACTGGTTAAACAGAGACGGTAAACTATTGAAGACGTTCAGACACTCAGGCGCTGCCATTCACAAcgctttcaaaataaaagtcactgCATTATGTCAAAATAACCAGTCACATCAAATTTGATAGATAGAACTGTTAAACAGAGACTGATAAAACTAATTGAATACGCTCAGACACTCAGGCGCTGCCATTCACAAccactttcaaaataaaagtcccgcaCGCTGTCAAAATTAAAGTCACATCATTTATTAGATAGAACTGTTAAACAGATATGTAAACTAATGAAGACGCTCGGACACTCAGGCGCTGCCATTCACaacactttcaaaataaaagtcatgcacaatgtcaaaataaaagtcacataATTTATTAGATAGAACTGGTTAACAGAGACAGTAAACTATTGAATACGTTCAGACACTCAGGCGCTGCCATTCACAacgctttaaaaataaaagttctgcaCAGTGTCAAAAAAAGTCACCCTATTTATTAGACAGAACTGTTATACAGAGATAGTAAACTATTGAAGACGTTCAGACACTCAGACGCTGCCATCCACAatgctttcaaaataaaagtcacataTTATGTCAAAATTAAAGTCACATTTATTAGACAGAACTGTTATACAGAGACAGTAACCTAATGAAGACGCTCGGACACTCATTCGCTGCCATTCACaacactttcaaaataaaagtcacacaCGCTGTCAAAATAGATGCAGATAATTAAAAACTGAAGCCAAATATCGATATATCGGATCGACCACTAGTTCTCATGTCGTCAGACGCTGCTCTTCATGCGtgtctgcgtgtgtgtgtcCCGTCAGAGGTGTGCTTTGCGAGCGCAGAGACGGGCCCCTGCAGGGCCATGTTGCCCCGCTGGTATTTTGTGCGCGAGGAGGGCCGCTGTGCGCCCTTCATCTACGGAGGCTGCGGAGGAAACCGCAATAACTTTGAGTCGGAGGAgtactgtctgtctgtctgcagcAGCGTGTGTAAGTCACCGACAGAACCGCCACGTGTGCCACTAAcactccactcactcgcactcATGCCCATTAAACGCCTTGCTTTCTTCAGCGAAACACAACAAGAGACGTTTAACAAGTTAActgcaattaacatgcaataaacTGTCTAAAAATATTGCtataagtatattatttccataataCGTAGAAGTAAGTGTACGTCTTTTTCACAAGGCTTATGATACATTTCTGGAGCTTGATAGACACTgaacatcttcatttgtgtttcactgaagaaataaagtcacacgggtttggaaggacatgatGGCGAGTGAATTAATTTTAGCTGAATTATTCCTTCAGTATGAGACTCTTGCTGATCTGCACTGACTGTCAGTTTCTCACGGGCGTTTTCACTTtcactctttctcacacacacgtgTGTTATTGTGACacgctctgtgtgtgtgtgtgtgtgtgtgtgtgtgtgtgagtttggcTTTGGCTGCTGATTAACTCGGATCTTCTCACTGAATTTCTCTCTTGTAACTCAATTATTCTTCAACTGAAGTGTGTGTTTTTCATTTGCATGCATAAAATGGTTTATCTCAATGTCTTCACTACAAACCTTGAACTTCCTCGCTTCTCTCTTCATGACTTTATCTGTCAAATGCTGTTTAGACTTTAGTAAGTGTCTTTTAAGTCATGCTTTCAATCAAGTCTTTTGATATGGTAAGTAATGCATCACCAAGAGACATAAAATTGTGCTTGTCAAGCCATTTCAGGTCAGATTCTGATGCTTGTTTGAGATGTGAATCATTTACAACAGCATTGTTTTATAGTGTCACAGATACATTACAGAGATTATCTGTGACTTAAACACGAAAATAAAAGCGTTTTTCTCTCCGGTCCGCAGTGCCGACTCCCTCCTCCAGCCCTCCGGATGCAGTGGACCGATATCTGGAGACGCCGGCGGATGAGAACGAACACACTCACTTCCTGAAGGCCAAAGAGAGTCTGGAGGCCAAACACCGCGAGCGCATGTCTCAGGTTCGACACGCAGGGAAATTCACGCTTTCATTCAgcgaggatgcattaaattgatcaaaagtgacatttataatgataataatcataaatgtttcttgagcagtaaatcatcatattagaatgatttctgaaggatcatgtgactctgaagactggagtaatgatgctgaaaattcagctttgatcactggatataaattacactttactatatattcacatagaaaacaattactttgaattgtaataatatttcacaatttttactgtattttttatcaaaataattaaCTTAAAAAATCCTACTAACCCCAAATTTTACtatataatgtgtgtgaatgatcactggatataaattatattttactatatattcacatagaaaacaattactttgaattgtaaaaatatttcacaatttttactgtatttttatcaaaataaatgacTTAAAAAATCCTACTAACCCCAAATTTTACtatataatgtgtgtgaatgatcactggatataaattatattttactatatattcacatagaaaacaattactttgaattgtaaaaatatttcacaatttttactgtattttttatcaaaataattaacttaaaaaaatccTACTAACCCCAAATTTTACtatataatgtgtgtgaatgatcactggatataaattatattttactatatattcacatagaaaacaattactttgaattgtaaaaatatttcacaatttttactgtatttttatcaaaataaatgacTTAAAAAATCCTACTAACCCCAAATTTTACtatataatgtgtgtgaatgatcactggatataaattatattttactatatattcacatagaaaacaattactttgaattgtaaaaatatttcacaatttttactgtattttttatcaaaataaatgacTTAAAAAATCCTACTAACCCCAAATTTTACtatataatgtgtgtgaatGAAGATGTTTCTATAGAAATATGGCATTTAATATAACATGATGTCATGTGATTTTGTTCTGTAGGTGATGAGGGAATGGGAAGAGGCTGAGAGACAGGCGAAGAGTTTACCGCGCAATGACAAGAAGGCCGTGATCCAGGTCAGTTCAGTCCTTAATACAACCTTTACCAGGAAgaaattttttaaaagtgattttcaaattaaattaaaagtgattttttttttttccatcattaAGTTATAAACCATTAATTGATATTAAATGAGGTATTTGCCTCTATTGAAGACGCCAGCCCACATTTTTTCAacttagttttaaaataatcacatttatCAGCAGAATTCCTAgtgaactacattacccatgatgctttacagaaaattccaccaatcagagactGAGCATGCAAAACAAAGAGCTCTTCGGCTCCGCCCTCTTCCATGAAGCACTCTATTGTAATATGGTTTGATTTTCCATGAGGCTTTGCTTGATTGTCCGTTTTCCCGCAGCACTTCCAGGAGAAGGTGGAGGCACTGGAGCAGGAGGCGGCCAGCGAGCGCCAGCAGCTGGTGGAGACGCACATGGCTCGCGTGGAGGCGCTGCTGAATGACCGCCGGCGTCTGGCCCTCGAGAGCTACCTGTCCGCCCTGCAGGCCGATCCGCCCCGGGTACACGCCTGTCCTTTAACATGTTCCACAGATCCACACACGAGCGGTTCCTGCAGAAACACGTTCAAAAACTCACATGCATCATGCACtagcgttcaaaagtttggggtcggttgaaagaagtctcttctgttcaccaaagctgtgtttgtttgatcaaaaatacatgaaaaaatctgaaatattattacaatttaaaatagctgttttctatgtgaatatatagtaaaatgtaatttatatccagtgatcaaagctgaattttcagcatcattactccagtcttcagtgtcacatgatccttcagaaatcattctaatatgatgatttgatgctcaagaaacatttatgattattatcaatgttgaaaacagtttattttcaaaaaaaaaaaaaaaaaagaatgttcaaaagaacaacatttatttgaaatagaatcttttgtaacattataaatgtcacttttgatcaatttaatgcatccttgcggaagaaaagcatttaataaccccaaacttttgaacagtagtttatacagtacagtccaaaagtttggaaccactaagatttttaatgtttttaaaagaagtttcgtctgctcaccaaggctacatttgtttaattaaaaatacagtaaagacagtaatattgtgaaatattattacaatttaaaataactgttttctgtttgaatatatttagaacaaagtaatttattcctgtgatgcaaagctgaattttcagcatcattactccagtcttcagtgtcacatgatccttcagaaatcattctaatatgctgatctgctgctcaagaaacatttaatgtgtacaattgtacaaaatatttgtgtacaatattttttttcaggattatttgatgaatagaaagttcaaaagaacagtgtttatctgaaatctaatcttttgtaacattataaatgtctttactgccacttttgattgatttaatgcatccttgctgaataaaagtattcatttctttaatttcttttcaaaaaaataaaaataaaaattcttactgaccccaaacttttgaacggtagtgtataatgctacagaaactttgtatttcaaataaatgctgttcttttgaactttctattcatcaaggaatcctgaaaaaaaatattgtacacaaatattttgtacaattgtacatcattaaatgtttcttgagcagcagatcagcatattagaatgatttctgaaggatcatgtgacactgaagactggagtaatgatgctgaaaattcagctttgcatcacaggaataaattactttgtcaaatatattcaaatagaaaacagttattttaaattgtaatattatttcacaatattactgttttttactgtatttttaattaaataaatgtagccttggtgagcagacgaaacttcttttaaaaacattaaaaatcttagtggttccaaacttttggactgtactgtacattcacACTAAATACTGCtaataaaaaatagtaaaaacactgaattatttaattaaatcagatctgaaaacaaaatattaactgAACACTGAAATGCCACACAGGAAGTCAAATGAACATGTGAATCTTTTCTGAAACTCAAATGAACTGATTCACTTCATGAATCATGGCTCAGgagttacaaaataaaacaaattaatgtaaaataaagttttagtttagtcTTGTTTTTTTAGCTTGCGTTGAGATTTAGATTTACACATTTAATTCTGATATAGTAATTAAACTGAATTGATTATGGAGGACTTTAACTGTCAAGATGATTGATTTAAACAGTGACAGGATTCACTTAACTAAAGaatgtactttttcttcacaaaagcCGTACATACTTTCAGGGCGTAGTGTAAGTAGGTGAATTGGGATGCAGGATATAGATGCACAAATCATATTACTTATGAATGCGAGAAAGAAAGTGCATCCGTGTGCATTAATTCCCCGTCTTCCTCTTCTCAGCCGCGGCATGTGTTCAGCCTGCTGAAGAAGTACGTGCGCGCCGAGCAGAAGGACCGACAGCACACGCTCAAACACTTCGAACACGTGCGCATGGTCGACCCCAAGAAGGCCGCGCAGATTCGGCCGCAGGTACGTGACGCTCGCTGTGACGCATAATAACTAACATCACATTATTCACAGTCAGTGTTCTTGTGCTTTTCCCAAGTACAGTATGTTTTatgttaataattaatattttttccccGTAACTATTGCACTTGACGAAGCCAGTATAAATGTAAAGTTAACACTTCAGGCCCCATCATGgttcattttagttttattaatattttgaattagcttttatttttataattttatttttcatgtttagtttttttttttaatatgctgCAATTAATGCTTGTCATtttcattagttcatgttaactaaagtaaaCAAAAGAAACCTCACTGATGTAATACTGATAaagatatattatttttttattttattatatcatgCTTTTGTTGAGTGAGATTGATCACTGGAGAGAGAGTAATTGTGAACTAGTTAAGCAAGTGAAGTTTTGGTGTGGGTTTGAATACAGTATTTGatgtaaatgtttaatatgGCCTCTCATATATATTTCATCTGTGCATCAGGATTCCTGCCATTTCTTATTTTTGACCGGCTTgtgttatcatttatttatgtgtTGAGATTTGTTGAATTATTGCATgaa from Megalobrama amblycephala isolate DHTTF-2021 linkage group LG7, ASM1881202v1, whole genome shotgun sequence harbors:
- the appa gene encoding LOW QUALITY PROTEIN: amyloid beta (A4) precursor protein a (The sequence of the model RefSeq protein was modified relative to this genomic sequence to represent the inferred CDS: inserted 2 bases in 1 codon; deleted 1 base in 1 codon); translated protein: MGCREVFILLMIATSTLAVEVPSDSSTGLLAEPQVAMFCGKLNMHINVQTGKWEPDPSGTKSCIGTKEGILQYCQEVYPELQITNVVEANQPVSIWDWCKKGRKQCRSHMHIVVPYRCLVGEFVSDALLVPDKCKFLHQERMDMCESHLHWHTVAKESCGDRSMNLHDYGMLLPCGIDRFRGVEFVCCPAEAEKESDSAAVEEDDSDVWWGGAETDYSENSMTRDADTEPAVVEDDEDPDEEVDEAVDNDQDGDGDEDEKXEDEDDEVIDERRDIGQSTSVAMTTTTTTTTESVEEVVREVCFASAETGPCRAMLPRWYFVREEGRCAPFIYGGCGGNRNNFESEEYCLSVCSSVLPTPSSSPPDAVDRYLETPADENEHTHFLKAKESLEAKHRERMSQVMREWEEAERQAKSLPRNDKKAVIQHFQEKVEALEQEAASERQQLVETHMARVEALLNDRRRLALESYLSALQADPPRPRHVFSLLKKYVRAEQKDRQHTLKHFEHVRMVDPKKAAQIRPQVLTHLRVIEERMNQSLGLLYKVPGVADDIQDQVELLQREQQEMSAQLANLQSDVRVSYGNDALMPDSTASLDLLPAEDTQGFGFIHPESFNQPNTQNEVEPVDARPVADRGLPTRPVSGLKPDDVPELRMEAEERHSEVYHQKLVFFAEDVSSNKGAIIGLMVGGVVIATIIVITLVMLRKKQYTSIHHGIIEVDAAVTPEERHLSKMQQNGYENPTYKFFEQIHN